One part of the Thiothrix nivea DSM 5205 genome encodes these proteins:
- the truC gene encoding tRNA pseudouridine(65) synthase TruC — MLEILYRDEYLVAINKPSGLLVHRSLIDRHETQFAIQLTRDQIGQKVFPVHRLDKPTSGVLLFALDSDTARLLTEQFTANLVQKTYLAVVRGYTEESGIINYPLKEELDKIADANADQDKPAQAAITHYRRLATVELPYPVGRYPTARYSLLELRPKTGRKHQLRRHLKHIFHPIVGDTTHGDGKHNALFREKFACQRLLLHAASIQLQHPKHLATLQIAAPLPETFHTIAALFPPCNPDKN; from the coding sequence ATGCTTGAAATCCTCTACCGCGACGAATATCTGGTCGCCATCAACAAACCCTCCGGCCTGCTGGTACACCGCAGCCTGATCGACCGGCACGAAACCCAGTTTGCCATCCAGCTCACCCGCGACCAGATCGGGCAGAAAGTTTTCCCGGTACACCGCCTCGACAAACCCACCTCCGGCGTGCTGCTGTTCGCGCTCGACAGCGATACTGCCCGCTTGCTGACGGAACAGTTTACTGCCAATCTGGTACAAAAAACCTACCTCGCTGTCGTGCGCGGTTATACGGAAGAATCCGGCATCATTAATTACCCATTGAAAGAGGAACTGGACAAAATCGCCGACGCCAATGCAGACCAAGACAAGCCCGCGCAGGCAGCCATTACCCACTATCGGCGACTGGCAACGGTGGAACTCCCCTATCCGGTCGGGCGTTACCCTACCGCGCGCTACTCCCTGTTGGAGCTGCGCCCCAAAACCGGACGCAAGCACCAGTTACGCCGCCACCTGAAGCACATTTTCCACCCGATCGTGGGCGACACCACCCATGGCGATGGCAAACACAATGCCCTGTTCCGTGAAAAATTCGCTTGCCAGCGCCTGTTGCTACACGCCGCGTCCATACAACTGCAACACCCCAAACACCTTGCAACATTGCAAATTGCCGCGCCTTTACCCGAAACATTTCACACTATTGCTGCGTTATTTCCCCCCTGCAATCCTGATAAAAATTAG
- a CDS encoding SLC13 family permease → MPQTIKLPKMKTIAATTFPIAAVILAYIAPSAGIAWVTTILMLTVYLFAFEVVSVDVAAIVIMVLLGLTALFAPVMGLDKGLVPADHLFAGFSSNAVISIIAVMIIGAGLDKTGLMTKVAAFILRVGGTKEKGIIPIISGTVAFISSFMQNVGAAALFLPVVSRISNRSGIPMSRLLMPMGFCAILGGTVTMIGSSPLILLNDLILTSNKHLPSANQLHTWELFDVTPIGLTLVTIGILYFVLAGRFVLPAVAARTSAKESTLDYLKRSYGISLSLTEMELKYNSPLVGRKLLEVEKEFHVRVVALKDGDQIRTGVDALDRDTEFRRGQTIGLLTLPQHVTEFAEDAGLEEHQRNRIFGDLMSDRSGGIAEIVIPTNSNLLGKSAIDVWMRKRYGISLMGILRNGEVLQPETEKVDEIRAIPFQAGDMLLVYATWPALERLEKDRDFIVVTTDYPRAEAMRPTKVGWALAFFAIALSLVLFTELKLSVALLTGAIGMVLSGVLKIDEAYQAVSWRTVFLLASLIPLGYAVESTGTAKWIAESVLAVVGDMPIWIIQASIAVLATVFTLVMSNVGATVLLVPLAVNIAIGVGANPSVFALIVALATSNSFIIPTHQVNALIMGPAGYRVPDFMKAGGIMTILFLVVLIGAINLLGYS, encoded by the coding sequence ATGCCACAAACCATAAAACTGCCGAAAATGAAAACCATCGCTGCTACCACTTTTCCGATAGCAGCCGTCATTCTCGCCTATATAGCACCATCCGCAGGCATTGCCTGGGTCACCACCATCCTGATGCTGACCGTTTACCTATTTGCGTTTGAAGTCGTGAGCGTGGACGTAGCCGCCATCGTCATCATGGTACTGCTTGGCCTGACGGCACTATTCGCACCCGTCATGGGGCTGGACAAGGGGCTGGTGCCTGCTGACCATCTGTTTGCAGGCTTTTCCAGTAATGCAGTGATTTCTATCATCGCCGTCATGATCATTGGCGCGGGGCTGGATAAAACCGGGCTGATGACCAAGGTCGCGGCCTTCATCCTGCGCGTCGGTGGTACCAAGGAAAAAGGCATCATCCCCATCATTTCCGGCACAGTTGCCTTCATTTCCTCCTTCATGCAAAACGTTGGGGCTGCGGCGCTGTTCCTGCCGGTGGTGAGCCGGATTTCCAACCGTTCCGGCATCCCGATGTCGCGCCTGCTGATGCCGATGGGCTTTTGCGCCATCCTCGGCGGCACGGTGACCATGATCGGTTCCAGCCCGCTGATTTTGCTGAATGACCTGATCCTGACGTCCAACAAACACCTGCCCAGCGCAAACCAGTTGCATACTTGGGAGCTGTTTGACGTTACCCCGATCGGCCTGACCCTGGTCACCATCGGTATCCTGTATTTTGTGCTGGCTGGCCGTTTTGTGCTGCCCGCTGTTGCCGCGCGTACCAGCGCGAAGGAAAGCACCCTCGACTACCTCAAACGCAGTTACGGCATTTCCCTTTCCCTGACGGAAATGGAACTGAAATACAACAGCCCGCTGGTAGGCCGCAAACTGCTGGAGGTAGAGAAGGAATTCCACGTGCGCGTTGTCGCCCTGAAAGACGGCGACCAAATCCGCACTGGCGTAGATGCGCTGGATCGTGACACCGAATTCCGCCGGGGGCAGACCATTGGCCTGTTGACCCTGCCGCAACATGTAACCGAGTTTGCCGAGGACGCAGGGTTAGAAGAACACCAACGTAACCGCATATTCGGCGACCTGATGTCCGACAGGAGTGGCGGCATTGCCGAAATAGTCATTCCCACCAACTCCAACCTGCTCGGTAAATCCGCCATTGACGTGTGGATGCGCAAACGCTATGGCATCTCCCTGATGGGCATACTGCGCAACGGCGAAGTCTTGCAGCCGGAAACGGAAAAGGTGGACGAAATCCGTGCCATCCCATTCCAGGCAGGCGACATGCTGCTGGTCTACGCCACTTGGCCTGCGTTGGAGCGTCTGGAAAAGGATCGGGATTTCATCGTGGTCACCACCGATTACCCGCGCGCCGAAGCCATGCGCCCCACCAAAGTGGGTTGGGCATTGGCCTTTTTTGCCATTGCGCTATCGCTGGTGTTGTTCACCGAACTGAAACTGTCCGTCGCACTGCTGACTGGTGCCATTGGCATGGTGTTGAGTGGCGTGCTGAAAATCGACGAAGCCTATCAGGCTGTTTCATGGCGCACCGTCTTCCTGCTGGCCAGCCTGATCCCGCTGGGCTATGCGGTGGAATCGACCGGCACGGCCAAATGGATTGCGGAAAGTGTGCTGGCGGTGGTTGGCGACATGCCGATCTGGATCATTCAGGCATCCATTGCAGTGCTCGCCACGGTATTCACGCTGGTGATGTCAAACGTCGGCGCAACCGTGCTGCTGGTGCCACTAGCGGTCAATATTGCCATTGGGGTTGGCGCTAACCCGTCAGTATTTGCCCTGATTGTCGCGCTGGCGACATCCAATTCCTTCATCATTCCCACCCATCAGGTGAATGCGCTGATCATGGGACCGGCGGGCTACCGGGTTCCCGACTTCATGAAGGCGGGGGGCATCATGACCATACTGTTCCTGGTGGTACTGATCGGTGCGATCAATTTGCTAGGGTATTCCTGA
- a CDS encoding ROK family protein — translation MAHIGIDLGGTKIEVLLLDAAGRECFRKRLPTPQGQYLATLHTIRQLVAEAEQQAGQACTLGMGAPGAISPATGLMKNANSVVLNGKPLRQDLENLLQRRVRIENDANCFALSEATDGVAAGAAVVFGVIVGTGTGAGIVVYGKVLTGANAIGGEWGHNPLPWPETGELPGKPCYCGKHGCIETWLSGPGFEAEYEKVVGARRTAADIVQLAEQGNQQAEQLLQAYEERMAKSLAHVINILDPDVIVLGGGMSNIPRLYANVPKRWGKYVFSDQVSTQLAAPYFGDSSGVRGAAWLGRDMVH, via the coding sequence GTGGCGCATATCGGCATCGACCTTGGCGGCACCAAAATCGAAGTGCTGTTGCTGGACGCAGCGGGCAGGGAATGTTTCCGCAAACGCCTGCCTACTCCGCAGGGGCAGTATCTGGCCACCCTGCACACCATCCGGCAATTGGTGGCAGAGGCTGAACAGCAGGCGGGGCAAGCCTGTACGTTAGGTATGGGTGCGCCCGGCGCTATTTCCCCCGCGACTGGCCTGATGAAAAATGCCAACTCGGTGGTGTTGAATGGCAAGCCGTTGCGGCAGGATTTGGAAAACCTGTTACAACGGCGGGTGCGGATTGAAAACGACGCCAACTGTTTTGCCCTGTCGGAAGCCACCGATGGGGTGGCAGCCGGGGCAGCGGTAGTATTCGGGGTGATTGTGGGCACGGGTACGGGCGCGGGCATTGTCGTGTATGGCAAGGTACTGACCGGTGCGAACGCCATTGGTGGGGAATGGGGCCACAACCCTTTGCCGTGGCCGGAAACGGGCGAGTTGCCAGGCAAGCCATGTTACTGCGGCAAGCATGGTTGTATTGAAACCTGGCTATCCGGCCCTGGTTTCGAGGCGGAATATGAAAAGGTAGTCGGAGCCAGGCGTACAGCCGCTGACATTGTGCAACTGGCGGAGCAGGGTAACCAGCAGGCGGAACAGCTGCTACAGGCTTATGAGGAACGCATGGCGAAAAGCCTTGCCCATGTCATCAACATCCTCGACCCGGACGTGATTGTGCTGGGTGGGGGCATGTCCAACATCCCGCGGCTATATGCCAATGTACCGAAACGCTGGGGGAAATATGTATTTTCCGATCAGGTCAGTACCCAGCTGGCTGCGCCCTATTTTGGTGATTCCAGCGGGGTACGTGGTGCGGCTTGGCTGGGAAGGGATATGGTGCACTGA
- a CDS encoding C40 family peptidase, which translates to MLHNKIQALKYSVMGSAMLAMAGCSITPKQLLPFQQTTEPEKNRNARLETEKAASQAHKTKLEKPPITTAAVTKGPAKAEAATPAPSTLDKVAFCALKQRGKGYCWGGNSPRKGFDCSGLTQYSFKQGASMEIPRTAAAQYAAATKIPQEKANRGDLVFFRTRGNKVSHVGIYLGEDRFVHAPRTGKAITTTKLEGYWKRRLVGFGRIPGACQPMLPKSVV; encoded by the coding sequence ATGTTGCACAACAAGATTCAGGCACTGAAATATTCAGTAATGGGTTCCGCGATGCTGGCGATGGCGGGTTGCAGCATTACGCCGAAACAGCTCTTGCCATTCCAACAAACCACCGAACCCGAGAAGAACAGGAATGCCCGGCTGGAAACAGAAAAGGCTGCCTCTCAAGCGCACAAAACCAAGCTAGAAAAACCACCAATCACGACCGCAGCCGTTACCAAAGGGCCAGCGAAAGCAGAAGCGGCCACACCAGCCCCGTCCACTCTCGACAAAGTGGCCTTTTGCGCCCTGAAACAGCGCGGCAAAGGTTATTGCTGGGGCGGTAACAGCCCGAGGAAAGGTTTTGACTGTAGCGGCCTGACCCAGTACTCCTTCAAACAAGGTGCCAGCATGGAAATCCCCCGCACTGCCGCCGCCCAATACGCCGCCGCAACCAAAATACCGCAAGAAAAAGCCAATCGCGGCGACCTGGTGTTTTTCCGCACCCGTGGCAACAAAGTCAGCCATGTCGGCATTTATCTAGGGGAAGACCGCTTCGTACACGCGCCACGCACCGGCAAAGCCATCACTACCACCAAGCTGGAAGGTTACTGGAAACGCAGGCTGGTCGGGTTTGGGCGCATTCCGGGCGCTTGCCAGCCGATGTTGCCCAAAAGCGTGGTGTAG
- a CDS encoding TonB-dependent copper receptor, with product MQHTLSRLTLVSFFLILSTVVVAEDTLVVDIKSSRKAVSPNEVQPLAPERSAVLPADGGDFLSQLNGVSGSRFGGRGIEPIIRGQSQTQLNVLLDGAYIHGGCPNRMDPPASYAALETYEKVTVEKGVQSLQHGSGGSGGTVLFERDTKSRIDPEDGWSGTVSATAMDNGVKHDLSADVTRGGEKGYARVFAQDRDADNYEDGDGNEVRASYKHRQAGVVLGATPTENRLFEYSYENNDFSDALYPGASMDSPTEKADIHRLKYQDKFDGKVAGVAAEVYTSQVEHVMDNYSLRPNMGTKMSVPTTSDTTGGKLALTSKVGDATEVTYGFNVQNRERNATMKNVTTGMDTSLMWPGATTDQTGVFAEAEMGLGNGGKLKYGLRVDQVKASASKAGVVTGGRTANQNYTALYGYGATDKDETNVGGLLRYEQPLDADTTAFAGVSRSVRTADETERYINKWGMTAPDRWIGNPEIKPEKHNQLDLGISQQKGKVRWTGTVFADQVDDFILRDKVTTGAQTGAQIYRNVDAELLGAEIGAETKLNNKLKLSGDVAYVKRTNASDDRPIAQTPPVNGKLQLDYNGTKWAAGTRVRFATGQDRIDTAMVGVTEVGESAGYGVLDAYGRYNLSKSTKVRFGVDNLLDKTYAEHVSRRNLDLSGTIERVNEPGRAAWLKLETEF from the coding sequence ATGCAGCACACACTGAGCCGGTTAACGTTAGTCAGTTTCTTCCTGATCCTGAGCACTGTCGTTGTAGCGGAAGACACGTTGGTGGTGGACATCAAGTCCAGCCGTAAAGCGGTTTCCCCCAACGAAGTACAACCCCTGGCTCCCGAGCGCAGCGCTGTCTTACCGGCGGATGGCGGTGATTTCCTTTCCCAGTTGAATGGCGTATCCGGCAGCCGCTTCGGCGGGCGCGGCATTGAGCCGATCATTCGCGGGCAATCCCAGACCCAGTTGAACGTGCTGCTGGATGGCGCTTACATTCACGGTGGCTGCCCCAACCGCATGGATCCACCCGCCAGCTACGCCGCACTGGAAACCTATGAAAAAGTCACGGTGGAAAAAGGTGTGCAATCCCTGCAACACGGTTCCGGCGGCAGTGGCGGCACGGTGCTGTTCGAGCGCGATACCAAGAGCCGCATCGACCCGGAAGACGGCTGGAGCGGCACGGTTTCCGCCACCGCCATGGATAACGGGGTGAAACATGACCTCTCCGCCGACGTAACCCGTGGTGGCGAAAAGGGTTACGCGCGTGTCTTCGCCCAGGATCGCGACGCCGACAACTACGAAGATGGCGATGGCAATGAAGTGCGCGCCTCTTACAAACACCGGCAGGCAGGCGTGGTATTGGGCGCAACCCCAACCGAAAACCGCCTGTTTGAATACAGCTACGAAAACAACGACTTTTCCGATGCCCTCTATCCCGGTGCAAGCATGGATAGCCCTACTGAAAAGGCCGATATCCACCGCCTCAAGTATCAGGACAAGTTCGACGGCAAGGTGGCAGGCGTGGCTGCCGAGGTCTACACCAGCCAGGTTGAGCATGTGATGGACAACTACAGCCTGCGCCCCAACATGGGTACGAAAATGTCCGTCCCCACCACCTCGGATACTACCGGTGGCAAGCTGGCGCTAACGTCCAAAGTGGGCGATGCGACTGAAGTCACTTACGGCTTCAACGTGCAAAACCGCGAGCGCAACGCCACCATGAAAAACGTCACTACAGGCATGGATACCTCGTTGATGTGGCCGGGCGCAACCACCGACCAGACTGGCGTATTTGCTGAAGCCGAAATGGGTCTGGGCAATGGCGGCAAACTCAAATACGGCCTGCGTGTCGATCAGGTCAAAGCGTCTGCCAGCAAGGCTGGCGTTGTCACCGGTGGGCGCACCGCCAACCAGAACTACACAGCCCTCTACGGCTACGGCGCAACTGACAAGGATGAAACCAATGTCGGTGGCCTGTTACGCTACGAACAGCCGTTGGATGCCGACACCACTGCTTTTGCTGGCGTCAGCCGCAGCGTGCGCACCGCCGACGAAACCGAGCGTTACATCAACAAATGGGGCATGACCGCACCCGACCGCTGGATAGGCAACCCCGAGATCAAGCCCGAAAAACACAACCAGCTTGACCTTGGCATCAGCCAGCAAAAGGGCAAAGTACGCTGGACAGGCACAGTATTCGCCGATCAGGTAGACGATTTCATCCTGCGCGACAAGGTGACTACCGGTGCGCAAACAGGCGCGCAAATCTACCGCAACGTCGATGCCGAACTGCTCGGTGCGGAAATCGGTGCGGAAACCAAACTGAATAACAAACTCAAGCTCTCTGGTGATGTAGCTTACGTCAAGCGCACCAATGCCAGTGATGACCGCCCGATTGCCCAAACCCCGCCGGTCAATGGCAAGCTGCAACTGGACTACAATGGCACAAAATGGGCCGCAGGTACGCGGGTACGTTTTGCCACTGGTCAAGACCGCATCGACACCGCCATGGTCGGCGTGACGGAAGTCGGCGAAAGCGCTGGCTATGGCGTACTCGACGCCTATGGCCGCTACAACCTCAGCAAATCCACCAAGGTGCGTTTCGGCGTGGATAACCTACTCGACAAAACCTATGCCGAACACGTCAGCCGCCGTAACCTGGACTTGAGTGGTACGATTGAGCGCGTCAATGAGCCGGGTCGTGCTGCCTGGCTGAAACTGGAAACCGAATTCTGA
- a CDS encoding MOSC domain-containing protein, protein MPTISSLHIYPVKSLQGISLPHATLTTQGLAFDRQWMLVDAAGQFVTQRQLPALARIRTRLTSDSLILEHAGLPPLLIPLEIIPDKRCEVVVWRDTCVACEEDATVSQWLTQAVGHWQGNDLRLVRFAPGFTRPVDPNYLDGDSADTAFSDGYPFLIVSEASLAALNTQLLANGADPVPMERFRPNIVLNGMNAFGENACKTLTAADAGYSFTIRKPCQRCKVTTVDQHTGLIANPKEPLRTLTAMNPYSHLQGAYFGQNATLTTGTGSTIRTGDTLS, encoded by the coding sequence ATGCCCACCATCAGCAGCCTGCACATTTACCCGGTCAAGTCACTACAGGGAATATCCCTGCCCCACGCCACCCTCACCACCCAGGGGTTGGCATTCGACCGGCAATGGATGCTGGTGGATGCAGCTGGGCAATTCGTCACCCAGCGGCAACTGCCCGCGCTAGCGCGCATCCGCACCCGCCTGACCAGCGACAGCCTGATACTGGAACATGCCGGATTGCCGCCCCTGCTGATCCCGCTGGAAATAATTCCGGACAAACGCTGCGAAGTCGTGGTCTGGCGAGACACCTGCGTAGCCTGCGAAGAAGACGCAACCGTTTCCCAGTGGCTAACGCAGGCAGTCGGGCACTGGCAAGGCAACGACCTGCGGCTGGTGCGCTTCGCCCCCGGCTTCACCCGTCCGGTTGACCCGAACTACTTGGATGGCGACAGCGCGGACACGGCATTTTCCGACGGCTACCCGTTCCTGATCGTGTCGGAAGCGTCGCTGGCGGCACTGAATACACAACTGCTGGCAAACGGCGCTGACCCTGTACCAATGGAACGTTTCCGCCCCAACATCGTCCTTAACGGCATGAACGCATTCGGGGAAAATGCCTGCAAAACCCTAACAGCAGCGGATGCCGGGTACAGTTTCACCATCCGCAAGCCCTGCCAGCGCTGCAAGGTGACGACAGTTGACCAGCACACCGGGCTGATTGCTAACCCGAAGGAGCCGTTGCGCACCCTGACGGCCATGAACCCGTATTCCCATCTGCAAGGGGCTTATTTCGGGCAAAACGCTACGCTTACCACAGGCACTGGTTCGACCATCAGGACAGGTGATACACTGTCCTGA
- a CDS encoding sigma-54 interaction domain-containing protein, whose amino-acid sequence MQFDDILTRSPLMEAVLRSAHLIAQTDASVLLTGESGTGKELVARAMHATSPRSNKPFVTVNCAALPESLAESLLFGHRKGAFTGADSQQTGLIGAAEGGTLFLDEIGELPLNLQAKLLRFLESGEVLPLGESRPRQLNVRVFAATHRDLYAMSQTAEFRADLFYRLHIVPVELPPLRERREDIELLLKHFLQQFANQHRLPAASLAKDARQHLLRYGWNGNVRELRNLCERLSILLAGREITLTNLPPEVRSPVRAATSPFSLPASGVNLEALERDLLNQALERTSNNKTRAAKLLGISRDALNYRLKKYELA is encoded by the coding sequence ATGCAATTTGACGACATTCTAACCCGTTCCCCGCTGATGGAAGCCGTGTTGCGCTCCGCACACCTGATTGCGCAGACCGACGCCAGCGTGCTACTCACCGGCGAATCCGGCACCGGCAAGGAACTGGTTGCCCGTGCCATGCACGCCACCAGCCCGCGCAGCAACAAACCCTTCGTCACCGTCAACTGCGCAGCCTTGCCGGAAAGCCTGGCCGAATCCCTGCTGTTTGGGCACCGCAAGGGCGCTTTCACCGGTGCGGACAGTCAGCAGACCGGCCTGATTGGTGCCGCCGAGGGCGGAACGCTGTTTCTGGATGAAATCGGCGAACTGCCGTTGAACCTGCAAGCCAAGCTGCTGCGCTTCCTCGAATCCGGCGAAGTGCTGCCGTTGGGGGAATCCCGCCCGCGCCAGTTGAACGTGCGCGTATTCGCCGCCACCCACCGCGACCTGTACGCGATGTCACAGACCGCTGAATTCCGCGCCGACCTGTTCTACCGCCTCCATATCGTACCAGTGGAACTGCCACCACTGCGCGAACGCCGCGAAGACATCGAGCTGCTGCTCAAGCATTTCCTGCAACAATTCGCCAACCAGCACCGGCTGCCTGCCGCCAGCCTCGCCAAAGACGCCCGCCAGCACCTACTACGCTACGGCTGGAATGGTAATGTGCGCGAATTGCGTAACCTGTGCGAACGCCTCAGCATCCTGCTGGCCGGTCGTGAAATTACCCTCACCAACCTGCCACCAGAAGTCCGCTCCCCGGTACGCGCCGCCACCAGCCCTTTCAGCCTTCCCGCCTCCGGCGTCAACCTGGAAGCACTGGAGCGCGACCTGCTCAACCAGGCGCTGGAACGCACCAGCAACAACAAGACCCGTGCCGCCAAGCTGCTGGGCATTTCCCGTGATGCCCTCAATTACCGCCTGAAAAAATACGAACTGGCGTAA
- a CDS encoding DUF2288 domain-containing protein: MEEFLPLRDRLNLETARISWAELERFFAAGKVIQVAAELDLVAVATHFAEDNSTPIKGWLQTGQLHMLTDATAKHWVQTNPQNLWAVVAAPWVLVQERPAP; encoded by the coding sequence ATGGAAGAATTCCTGCCCTTGCGCGACCGTCTCAACCTGGAAACCGCCCGCATCAGCTGGGCGGAACTGGAGCGCTTTTTTGCCGCCGGTAAAGTCATCCAGGTAGCGGCGGAACTGGATCTGGTGGCAGTCGCCACCCATTTTGCTGAGGACAACAGCACCCCCATCAAGGGCTGGTTGCAAACAGGCCAGTTACATATGCTGACTGACGCAACCGCCAAACACTGGGTGCAAACCAATCCACAGAACCTGTGGGCCGTAGTAGCCGCCCCTTGGGTACTGGTGCAGGAACGCCCAGCCCCATAA
- a CDS encoding copper chaperone PCu(A)C has product MMMQPTFRAVLLGSLIALMSACNAETDAGKAAALADATKPAVTAETAVKVADVVKVENPYARAVPPGQPNSASFMTLVNESDVDHSVKSAASPVAATVELHTHTNNNGVMEMRQVEQIDVPAKGRTELKPGGLHVMLIGLKQDMKVGETAPITLTFEDGSSTTVDAPIQEIAPPAGAGGGHMGGMPH; this is encoded by the coding sequence ATGATGATGCAACCAACATTTCGCGCCGTACTGCTGGGCAGCCTGATTGCCCTGATGAGCGCCTGTAACGCCGAAACCGATGCGGGCAAGGCCGCCGCCCTGGCAGACGCTACCAAACCTGCGGTAACTGCTGAAACTGCTGTCAAGGTGGCTGATGTAGTTAAAGTAGAAAACCCTTACGCCCGCGCCGTACCGCCGGGTCAGCCCAACAGTGCCTCTTTCATGACCTTGGTGAATGAATCCGACGTTGACCACAGCGTCAAGTCAGCGGCCAGCCCGGTTGCAGCGACTGTAGAGTTACATACCCACACCAATAACAATGGTGTGATGGAAATGCGTCAGGTCGAGCAGATCGACGTGCCTGCCAAAGGCCGCACCGAACTGAAACCGGGTGGTTTGCATGTCATGCTGATCGGCCTGAAGCAGGATATGAAAGTGGGTGAAACTGCGCCGATCACCCTGACCTTTGAAGATGGCAGCAGCACGACCGTGGACGCGCCGATTCAGGAAATCGCCCCACCTGCTGGCGCTGGCGGCGGGCACATGGGCGGTATGCCGCACTAA
- a CDS encoding EcsC family protein, whose product MASRGVTQNTAPALMRFITQIAARFGVPVTEKAIAQALPAVGVAGGALINTLFADHFQNMSRGHFTVRRLERTYGSVLVKQAYQRL is encoded by the coding sequence ATGGCCAGCCGTGGCGTTACCCAAAATACAGCGCCGGCGCTGATGCGTTTTATCACGCAGATTGCCGCCCGTTTCGGCGTGCCGGTCACCGAGAAAGCCATTGCGCAGGCGCTGCCGGCAGTAGGGGTGGCTGGCGGGGCACTGATCAACACCTTGTTTGCCGACCATTTCCAGAATATGAGCCGGGGGCATTTCACCGTGCGTCGGCTGGAGCGCACCTATGGTTCTGTGCTGGTCAAGCAGGCTTACCAACGCCTTTAA